Within the Paracoccus everestensis genome, the region ACGGCGTGACCGGCAGGCGTCAGCCTTGCAACAGCGCCTTCGCGGCCTGCGTCGCCGCGTCGGTGATGCGGTCGCCCGACAGCATCCGCGCGATCTCCGCCACGCGGTCGTCAGGACCAAGGGCCGTGACGGTGGACGTGGTCATGTCGTCCTGGACCGATTTCGACACCTGGAAATGGGTGGCGCCCAAGGCCGCGACCTGCGGCGAATGCGTCACCACCAGAACCTGCGCGTCGTCGGCCAGGCGTTTCAGCCGCCGCCCCACGGCATCCGCCGTGGCCCCACCCACGCCCCGGTCGATCTCGTCGAAGATCAGCACAAGCGCATCGTTGCCGCGCGCCAGGCACACCTTCAGCGCCAACAGGAACCGCGACAGTTCCCCGCCCGACGCGATCTTGTCCAGGGCGCCCGCAGGCGCGCCGGGGTTGGTGGCCACCGTGAAGGCCACGTCGTCGCGCCCATCGGGTCCGGGCTCGCCCCGCGTGACAAGCGTCTGGAAGACCGCGCGTTCCATCTTCAACGGCACCAGTTCGGCCGTCACGGCGCGGTCCAGGGCAACGGCCATGTCCGTGCGCGTGCGCGTCACGGCATCGGCTGCGGCGTCATAGGCGGCGTCGGCATCGGCCACCTGCCGTTGCAGCGCGGCAATCTGCGCCTCGCCCGCGTCGATCTGGCCCAGGCGGTCGCGCAATTCATCCGCCAGTCCGGCCAGGTCATCGGCCAGGACATTGTGCTTGCGGGCAAGCGCGCGCAGGGCGAATAGACGTTCTTCGGCCGCCTCAAGCTGGCCGGGATCCACGTCCAGGGCTGACAGCGCATCCTCGACCCCGCGATGCGCCTCGCCCAGTTCGACAAGGGCGCGGGACAGCGCGGCCAGCGGTTCGTCCAACCGCCCTTCGGCCCGGTCGGCGGCCCCCTCCAACCAGCGGGCGGCATCGACCATCGCGCCTTCGGCCCCGTCGCCGCCCAGCATCTTCAAGGCGCGGGCCACATCCTCCCGGATGCGGATGGCGCCCTGCATGGCGCGGCGGCGGGTGTCCAGCGTCGCTTCCTCGCCCGCCTGGGGGGACAGGTCGTCCAGCTCGGCGACCGCATGGCGCAGGAAATCCTCCTCGGCCCGCGCGGCGGTCAGCCGGGCCTCGGCTTCGTCCAGGGCGCGGCGGGCGGTGCGGCGGGCCGCCCAGGCATCGCGCACCGGACCAAGCGGGACAGCGCCGAACGCATCCAGCAGCGCGCGATGGCCGCGCGGGTTCAGCAGCCCACGGTCGTCATGCTGGCCGTGGCGTTCGACCAGCACGTCGGACAGTTGCCGCAACACCTCGCCTGAAACGCGGCGGTCGTTCACAAATCCGGTCTTGCGCCCGTCCGCGCCGTTCACGCGGCGCAGGATCAGATCGTCGTCTTCCAATTCGATCCCGGCATCGGCAAGGATATCGCGGGCAGGATGGTTGACGGGCAGGTCGAACACCGCCGTCACCTCGCCCTGGGCGGCACCCTGGCGGACCAGATCGGCGCGGCCGCGCCAGCCCAGCACGAAGCCCATGCAATCCAGCAGGATCGACTTGCCCGCCCCGGTTTCCCCGGTCAGCACGTTCAGGCCGGGACCAAAGCCAAGCTCCAGCCGGTCGATCAGCAGCATATTGCGGATGTCCAGCGAACGCAGCATCGGCCGGTCCCTATCCCACGCGGGTGGGGGTCACAGCCACCGTCCCTGAATCATCTGGCGATACACATTCGTCAGCCAGTTGTCGCCCCGAACCTCGGGCGCCAATCCGCGCCCGCGCAACTGGCCGTAGGCATCCCCATAGAAGGGCGACGACTGGAAGTTATAGCCCAGGATCGCACCCGCCGTCTGCGCCTCGTCCGTCAGGCCCAGGGCCAGATAAGCCTCGACCAGGCGCAGCAGCGCCTCGGGTGTCTGGGTGGTGGTCTGGAATTCCTCGACCACGACGCGGAAACGGTTGATGGCGGCGGCATAATGCCCGCGCTTGAGGTAATAGCGCCCGATCTCCATTTCCTTGCCGGCCAGGTGATCAAAGGCGAGGTCGAACTTCAGGATCGCACTGCGGGCATATTCGCTGTTGGGATACTGTTCGATCACGCTGCGCAGCGATTGCAGCGCCTGGAAGGTCAAGCCCTGGTCGCGCCCGACCTCGTCGATCTGGTCGTAATAGGACAAGGCCAGCAGGTATTGCGCATAGGCCGCATCCTCGTCGCCCGGATAGGTGTCGATGAAGCGTTGGGCAGCGCCGCGCGCTTCTTCGTAATTCTGGGCGCGGTGATTGGAATAGGCTTGCATGATCAGCGCGCGCTTGGCCCATTCGGAATAGGGATACAGCCGCTCGACCTCGGCGAAATAGAACACCGCGTCTTCGGGCTT harbors:
- the recN gene encoding DNA repair protein RecN — its product is MLRSLDIRNMLLIDRLELGFGPGLNVLTGETGAGKSILLDCMGFVLGWRGRADLVRQGAAQGEVTAVFDLPVNHPARDILADAGIELEDDDLILRRVNGADGRKTGFVNDRRVSGEVLRQLSDVLVERHGQHDDRGLLNPRGHRALLDAFGAVPLGPVRDAWAARRTARRALDEAEARLTAARAEEDFLRHAVAELDDLSPQAGEEATLDTRRRAMQGAIRIREDVARALKMLGGDGAEGAMVDAARWLEGAADRAEGRLDEPLAALSRALVELGEAHRGVEDALSALDVDPGQLEAAEERLFALRALARKHNVLADDLAGLADELRDRLGQIDAGEAQIAALQRQVADADAAYDAAADAVTRTRTDMAVALDRAVTAELVPLKMERAVFQTLVTRGEPGPDGRDDVAFTVATNPGAPAGALDKIASGGELSRFLLALKVCLARGNDALVLIFDEIDRGVGGATADAVGRRLKRLADDAQVLVVTHSPQVAALGATHFQVSKSVQDDMTTSTVTALGPDDRVAEIARMLSGDRITDAATQAAKALLQG
- a CDS encoding outer membrane protein assembly factor BamD; translated protein: MARSKFSASVMAAVLAGLVLTGCGRTGTDSDKRNLDRFTAEEIYKRGEFELENSRKPEDAVFYFAEVERLYPYSEWAKRALIMQAYSNHRAQNYEEARGAAQRFIDTYPGDEDAAYAQYLLALSYYDQIDEVGRDQGLTFQALQSLRSVIEQYPNSEYARSAILKFDLAFDHLAGKEMEIGRYYLKRGHYAAAINRFRVVVEEFQTTTQTPEALLRLVEAYLALGLTDEAQTAGAILGYNFQSSPFYGDAYGQLRGRGLAPEVRGDNWLTNVYRQMIQGRWL